A single window of Polaribacter sp. SA4-10 DNA harbors:
- a CDS encoding inorganic phosphate transporter: protein MDNIYLLILIAITVLAVADIIVGVSNDAINFLNSAIGSKALSLRTIMIVASLGIFIGAVFSSGMMEVARKGIFVPAQFEFGEIMLIFMAVMITDILLLDFFNTLGLPTSTTVSIVFNLLGAAVVMSLIKISHSETETLADLGNYINTAKAIEIITGILLSVVIAFSVGAFVQWISRLIFTFNYEKRINNFGVLFGGVALTAITYFIFLKGLKGTPYYKELKSVLDGNEIYIIIGSFVFWTLFSFIFEKLTKKTVLLVVIAVGTFGLALAFSGNDLVNFIGVPMAAYHSYEAWIAGGMDSTMSMAVLEKKVPAEPFLLFIAGTIMVLTLWFSKKAKTVAETEISLSRQGETHEKFEPNQLSRTVVKVTSQLSNYFSAIIPSSISERLGKSFEKPNFTMSKNQSIEAPAFDMIRASVNLMVAGVLIAIATSMKLPLSTTYVTFMVAMGTSLADRAWGRESAVYRVAGVLNVIGGWFGTAIGAFIAAGIVVFLINFNPSVIIPILLLLTVILLYRNYKSHKTKSTKTVDEDSLSEAEGSSVQGVIHESAKNISKVVKRTNKIYSNTIEGLAKQEISILKKSKNQVVKLSDEIDDLRDNITYFIKNLDASSLQASGFYINILGSLQDMSQSLEYISKISYRHINNNHKQLKPGQIKELKEIVDKLEVLFTDIEKAFKSESFEEIGVILNEKKVVYNLLNEKIEKQIERTRSEESSPKNTTLHFGLLLETKDLVDATMNLLEEYHNSFDSSIEPATISVTKENK from the coding sequence ATGGATAATATTTATTTACTTATTTTAATTGCTATAACTGTATTAGCTGTTGCTGATATAATTGTAGGTGTAAGTAACGATGCAATTAACTTTTTAAATTCTGCAATAGGATCTAAAGCGCTATCTCTTAGAACTATTATGATCGTTGCTAGTTTAGGTATCTTTATAGGTGCTGTTTTTTCAAGTGGAATGATGGAAGTTGCAAGAAAAGGTATCTTTGTTCCTGCTCAATTTGAGTTTGGGGAAATCATGCTAATTTTTATGGCTGTAATGATAACAGACATATTATTACTAGATTTTTTTAATACGCTAGGTCTACCAACATCAACGACAGTTTCAATTGTTTTTAATTTATTAGGAGCTGCCGTAGTAATGTCCTTAATAAAAATTAGTCATTCAGAAACGGAGACTCTTGCAGACTTAGGAAATTATATAAATACGGCAAAAGCAATTGAAATTATAACAGGAATTCTACTTTCTGTAGTAATTGCTTTCTCTGTTGGTGCATTTGTTCAATGGATTTCTAGACTTATATTTACTTTTAATTATGAAAAAAGAATAAATAATTTTGGTGTACTTTTTGGTGGTGTTGCATTAACTGCAATTACCTATTTCATCTTTCTTAAAGGTTTAAAAGGAACACCATATTATAAAGAATTAAAAAGTGTATTAGATGGAAATGAAATCTATATTATTATAGGAAGTTTTGTCTTCTGGACTTTGTTTTCATTTATATTTGAGAAACTAACTAAAAAAACGGTGCTACTTGTAGTTATTGCAGTTGGAACTTTTGGATTAGCGCTAGCATTTTCAGGAAATGATTTAGTGAATTTTATTGGTGTACCAATGGCAGCATATCATTCATACGAAGCATGGATTGCTGGAGGAATGGATTCGACGATGTCTATGGCTGTTTTAGAGAAAAAAGTACCTGCTGAACCTTTTTTACTATTTATTGCAGGAACAATAATGGTGCTTACACTATGGTTTTCTAAAAAAGCAAAAACAGTTGCAGAAACAGAAATAAGCCTTTCACGTCAAGGTGAAACGCATGAAAAATTTGAACCTAATCAACTTTCAAGAACTGTTGTAAAAGTTACTTCACAATTGTCTAATTATTTTTCTGCTATTATACCCTCTTCAATTAGCGAACGCTTAGGGAAGAGTTTTGAAAAACCAAATTTTACAATGAGTAAGAACCAAAGTATTGAAGCTCCTGCTTTTGATATGATTCGTGCTTCTGTAAATTTAATGGTGGCTGGTGTTTTAATTGCCATTGCAACTTCTATGAAGTTACCTTTATCAACTACTTACGTTACTTTTATGGTGGCAATGGGAACTTCTTTAGCTGATAGAGCTTGGGGAAGAGAAAGTGCTGTATATAGAGTCGCTGGAGTTTTAAACGTAATTGGTGGTTGGTTTGGAACTGCAATAGGAGCTTTTATTGCAGCAGGAATTGTTGTCTTCTTAATTAACTTTAACCCAAGTGTTATCATACCAATTTTACTTTTATTAACTGTAATTTTATTATATAGAAACTACAAATCTCATAAAACAAAATCAACAAAAACTGTAGATGAAGATAGTTTAAGTGAAGCGGAAGGTAGCTCTGTTCAAGGTGTTATTCATGAAAGTGCAAAAAACATTTCTAAAGTAGTTAAACGTACTAATAAAATTTATTCTAATACTATAGAAGGTTTAGCAAAACAAGAAATATCAATCCTTAAAAAGAGTAAAAATCAAGTTGTAAAACTTTCAGATGAAATTGATGATTTAAGAGATAATATCACTTATTTTATTAAAAATCTTGATGCATCTAGTTTACAAGCAAGTGGCTTTTACATTAATATTTTAGGATCCTTACAAGACATGTCTCAATCTTTAGAATATATCTCTAAAATAAGTTACAGACACATTAATAACAACCATAAGCAATTAAAACCAGGTCAAATTAAAGAGCTTAAAGAGATTGTAGATAAGCTTGAAGTTTTATTTACTGATATTGAAAAAGCATTTAAATCGGAATCATTTGAAGAAATTGGCGTTATCTTAAATGAAAAGAAAGTGGTTTATAATTTGTTAAATGAAAAAATCGAAAAACAAATTGAGCGCACTCGTTCAGAAGAATCAAGTCCAAAAAACACAACTTTGCACTTTGGTTTACTTTTAGAAACAAAAGATTTAGTTGATGCAACTATGAATCTTTTAGAAGAGTATCATAACTCTTTTGATAGTTCAATTGAGCCTGCAACGATTAGTGTTACAAAAGAAAATAAATAA
- a CDS encoding patatin-like phospholipase family protein, with product MKIKIFFLLLFLPLFLFSQEKQPKIGLVLSGGGAKGFAHVGVLKEIDKAGIQLDYIGGTSMGAIIGGLYAAGYSGDQLEKIIIETDFISMIRDKLPRSSETFFEREFGENTAISLPVKNTAIGLPRAVSKGQNVLNFLLELLEPVAEIEDFGKLPTPFFCIATDVENGGVVLLEKGSLPLALRASGSFPTLLNPVILDDKLLVDGGIANNFPVSIMKSKGIDIVIGVDVEGKLYQKEKLNSVVSIMNQIVSYQMYDVTKKEKKKLDVYIHPDITDYNVVAFDKKNKILQIGIEEAAKFSAIFKEIALKQKYKKKRSLIGFINKEHLISEIDIKGFKNYTRAFVLGKLKIREGDSLSSKEITKKIYLLSATKNYDRIEYSFIKKKDNSYKLSFLLKESNENANLNLGVHYDLLYKSGVLANYSQKHLLVNNDLFSLDMILGDNLRYNLNYFVDNGFYISYGLRSRYNHFRANSKFNPIVSSFPNISNINLKYTDITNQFFIQTTFDRKFAIGLGLEHKHVKATTETILSNNEETIFDNSNYFNAFGYLKLDTYDDRNFPTKGYFADLNAKWYIASSDHNNDFKPFLQGKGTLGFATTFWGKLTFQNTNEAGFVFNDANSDVFDFYLGGYNKNYINTFISFYGYDFAELSDNSFFKSEFNLKYHLSGNHYTTFIANYGRLDDNVFRDIDVFKNIKSGYAIGYSFNGFLGPVELKYSWSPDNNQNYWLFNLGFWF from the coding sequence ATGAAAATAAAAATATTTTTTTTACTACTTTTTTTACCACTTTTTCTTTTTTCTCAAGAAAAACAACCAAAAATTGGTTTAGTTTTAAGTGGAGGAGGCGCAAAAGGGTTTGCTCATGTTGGTGTTTTAAAAGAAATTGACAAAGCCGGTATTCAATTAGATTATATTGGTGGTACAAGTATGGGCGCAATCATTGGGGGTTTGTATGCTGCGGGTTATTCTGGGGATCAGTTAGAGAAAATTATTATTGAAACAGATTTTATATCAATGATAAGAGATAAGCTACCAAGAAGTTCAGAGACCTTTTTTGAAAGAGAATTTGGTGAAAACACAGCAATTTCACTTCCCGTTAAAAATACCGCTATTGGTTTGCCAAGAGCAGTTTCTAAAGGACAAAATGTATTAAATTTTTTATTAGAATTATTAGAGCCTGTAGCAGAAATTGAAGATTTTGGTAAACTACCAACTCCCTTTTTCTGTATTGCAACAGATGTAGAAAACGGAGGCGTTGTTTTACTAGAAAAAGGTTCACTTCCATTAGCTTTAAGAGCAAGCGGTTCTTTTCCTACACTATTAAACCCTGTTATTTTAGATGATAAATTACTTGTAGATGGCGGAATTGCTAACAATTTTCCTGTAAGTATTATGAAATCTAAAGGAATTGATATTGTAATTGGTGTAGATGTAGAAGGAAAACTGTATCAGAAAGAAAAACTAAACTCTGTTGTTTCTATAATGAATCAGATTGTTAGTTATCAAATGTATGATGTAACCAAAAAAGAGAAAAAAAAGTTAGATGTTTATATTCATCCAGACATCACAGATTATAATGTTGTAGCCTTTGATAAAAAAAATAAAATTTTACAAATTGGAATAGAAGAGGCAGCAAAATTTAGTGCTATTTTTAAAGAAATTGCACTAAAGCAAAAATATAAAAAGAAGAGATCGCTTATAGGATTTATTAATAAAGAACACCTTATTTCTGAAATAGATATTAAGGGATTTAAAAATTATACGAGGGCTTTTGTTTTAGGTAAATTAAAAATTAGAGAAGGAGACAGTCTTTCTAGTAAAGAAATTACAAAAAAGATTTATTTATTATCTGCTACAAAAAATTATGATAGAATAGAATATTCTTTTATAAAGAAGAAAGATAATTCTTACAAATTAAGTTTTCTTTTAAAGGAATCTAATGAAAATGCAAATTTAAATTTAGGTGTTCATTATGATTTATTATACAAATCTGGTGTTTTGGCAAACTACAGTCAAAAGCATTTATTAGTAAATAATGATTTGTTTTCTTTAGATATGATCCTGGGAGACAATTTAAGATATAATCTAAATTATTTTGTAGATAATGGTTTTTATATAAGTTATGGTTTAAGGTCTAGGTATAATCATTTTAGAGCAAATTCAAAATTCAACCCCATAGTTTCTTCGTTTCCAAATATTAGTAATATCAATTTAAAATACACAGATATAACAAATCAATTTTTTATACAAACTACTTTTGATAGAAAGTTTGCCATAGGTTTGGGGCTAGAACATAAACATGTAAAAGCTACAACGGAAACAATTTTATCTAATAATGAAGAAACAATTTTTGATAATAGTAATTATTTTAATGCTTTTGGGTATTTAAAGTTAGATACTTATGATGATAGAAATTTTCCTACAAAAGGATATTTTGCAGATTTAAATGCAAAATGGTATATAGCATCTTCTGATCATAACAATGATTTTAAACCTTTTTTACAAGGAAAAGGAACCTTAGGGTTCGCAACAACATTTTGGGGTAAATTAACTTTTCAAAATACAAACGAAGCAGGGTTTGTATTCAATGATGCTAATTCAGATGTTTTTGATTTTTATTTAGGAGGTTATAATAAAAACTACATAAATACTTTTATTTCTTTTTATGGTTATGATTTTGCAGAATTGTCTGACAACTCTTTTTTTAAATCTGAATTTAATTTAAAGTATCATTTATCAGGAAATCATTACACTACTTTTATTGCCAATTATGGAAGATTAGATGATAATGTTTTTAGAGATATTGATGTATTTAAAAACATAAAATCTGGATATGCAATTGGGTATAGTTTTAATGGTTTTTTAGGACCTGTAGAATTAAAATATAGTTGGTCTCCAGACAATAATCAAAATTATTGGTTATTTAATTTAGGGTTTTGGTTTTAA
- the uvrC gene encoding excinuclease ABC subunit UvrC, which translates to MSTPLELQVKTLPNEPGVYQYFDKNEVIIYIGKAKNLKKRVSSYFSKTHDNGKTKVLVTKIVSIKHIVVETETDALLLENNLIKKHRPRYNILLKDDKTYPWICIKKERFPRIFMTRRVIKDGSEYFGPYTSIKTVRVLLDLIKEVYPLRTCNYDLSAQNISEGKYKVCLEYHLKNCKGACEALETEGHYNNAIVEIRNIIKGNFKESLERFNEMMLDFAANMEFEEAQKIKEKLQLLSNYQSKSTIINPSINNVDVFSVISDETHGYVNFLKISNGSIIQSHTTEVKKKLDETDKEILELFIVEIRQRFNSISPEIYVPFKVNLGENVKVIVPKLGDKKRIVELSERNAKYYRMEQFKQVQIVDPDRHVKRIMAQMKKDLRLHVEPRHIECFDNSNIQGTHPVAACVVFKDGKPSKKDYRHYNIKTVEGPDDFASMEEVVYRRYKRLLEEDEPLPQLIIVDGGKGQLSSGLKALDDLGLRGKIAIIGIAKRLEEIYYPGDPIPMYLDKKSETLKITQYLRNEAHRFGITFHRNKRSKSAIQSELEQITDVGTQTITTLLRKFKSAKRVKEASFEDLKSEIGTARALKVFNYYHPKKQ; encoded by the coding sequence ATGTCCACACCCTTAGAACTTCAAGTAAAAACGTTACCAAATGAACCTGGTGTTTACCAGTATTTTGATAAAAATGAGGTAATTATTTATATAGGTAAAGCAAAAAACTTAAAGAAAAGGGTTTCCTCTTATTTCTCAAAAACACATGACAATGGCAAAACCAAAGTTTTAGTAACAAAAATTGTAAGTATAAAACACATTGTTGTAGAAACAGAAACAGATGCTTTATTATTAGAAAACAACCTTATAAAAAAACACAGGCCTCGGTATAATATTTTATTAAAAGATGATAAAACGTATCCTTGGATTTGTATAAAAAAAGAACGTTTTCCTAGAATTTTTATGACACGTAGGGTTATAAAAGATGGCTCAGAGTATTTTGGGCCTTATACAAGTATAAAAACAGTAAGAGTTCTGTTAGATTTAATTAAAGAAGTTTACCCGTTAAGAACTTGTAATTATGATTTGAGTGCGCAAAATATTAGTGAAGGAAAATATAAAGTGTGTTTAGAATATCATTTAAAAAACTGTAAAGGAGCTTGTGAAGCCTTAGAAACCGAGGGTCATTATAACAATGCCATTGTAGAAATTAGGAATATTATTAAGGGAAATTTTAAAGAAAGTTTAGAGAGGTTTAATGAAATGATGCTAGATTTTGCAGCAAATATGGAGTTTGAAGAAGCGCAAAAAATTAAAGAAAAATTACAGCTTTTAAGTAATTACCAATCAAAATCTACTATTATAAACCCATCTATAAACAATGTGGATGTATTTTCTGTTATTTCTGATGAAACGCACGGTTATGTAAATTTTCTTAAAATTTCAAATGGTTCAATTATTCAATCCCATACAACTGAAGTCAAGAAAAAACTGGATGAAACAGACAAAGAAATTTTAGAATTATTTATTGTTGAAATCAGGCAACGATTTAATTCAATTTCACCAGAAATTTATGTTCCTTTTAAAGTGAATTTAGGAGAGAATGTTAAAGTTATTGTGCCTAAGTTGGGTGATAAAAAGCGGATTGTAGAGCTCTCTGAAAGAAATGCAAAGTATTACAGAATGGAGCAATTTAAGCAAGTACAAATTGTTGATCCAGACAGGCATGTAAAAAGAATTATGGCGCAAATGAAGAAGGATTTGCGTTTGCATGTAGAACCAAGACATATAGAATGTTTTGATAATTCTAATATTCAAGGAACACACCCTGTTGCTGCTTGTGTTGTTTTTAAAGACGGTAAACCAAGTAAAAAAGACTACAGACACTATAATATTAAAACTGTTGAAGGGCCAGATGATTTTGCATCTATGGAAGAGGTTGTTTATAGAAGATATAAAAGACTGTTAGAAGAAGATGAGCCTCTACCACAATTAATTATTGTTGATGGTGGAAAAGGACAGTTATCTTCTGGCTTAAAAGCCTTAGATGATCTAGGATTGCGAGGAAAAATTGCAATTATTGGAATAGCAAAAAGATTGGAAGAAATTTATTACCCAGGAGATCCAATACCAATGTATTTAGATAAAAAGTCTGAAACTTTAAAGATTACGCAATATTTAAGAAATGAAGCGCACAGATTTGGAATCACTTTTCATAGAAATAAACGTAGTAAAAGTGCAATACAATCTGAATTAGAACAAATTACGGATGTAGGTACCCAAACTATTACCACTTTATTACGTAAATTTAAGTCGGCTAAACGCGTAAAAGAAGCCTCTTTTGAAGATTTAAAATCAGAAATTGGTACCGCTAGAGCTTTAAAAGTGTTCAACTATTATCACCCAAAAAAACAATGA
- a CDS encoding signal peptidase II, with product MFIFFRLVTVSGIIYWLAQHIKRIVHNAVIIAISLIFSGAVGTIIDAIFYGVIFDYSDHKVATLFAEKPYGELLHRKVVAMFYFPFWHGNLPD from the coding sequence TTGTTTATCTTCTTTAGATTGGTTACTGTTTCTGGTATTATTTATTGGCTAGCTCAGCATATAAAAAGAATAGTACACAATGCTGTAATTATTGCAATTTCTCTTATTTTTTCTGGCGCAGTTGGTACTATTATAGATGCTATTTTTTATGGTGTTATTTTTGATTATTCAGATCACAAAGTAGCAACGCTTTTTGCAGAAAAACCTTACGGAGAATTATTACACAGAAAAGTAGTTGCTATGTTTTATTTTCCTTTTTGGCATGGAAATTTACCAGATTGA
- a CDS encoding phage tail protein, producing MMKQKMKILMLFVICAMSNFDGQAQEGFLGEVRLFAGNFTPRGWAICNGQIIAISNNQALYSILGTTYGGDGRTTFALPDLQGRVAVGQGTGPGLSQYREGQQGGTETNRLSTAQLPAHSHDAAGVIKASNSNATTKEPAGNYFASSIYTINRGNLEDVLSYGATSDVEMNANAIDVTVGNTGGSQSVENRQPYLAMNYIICLSGTYPARN from the coding sequence ATGATGAAACAAAAAATGAAAATTTTAATGCTCTTTGTTATTTGTGCGATGTCAAATTTTGATGGACAAGCACAGGAGGGGTTTTTGGGTGAAGTTAGATTATTTGCAGGAAATTTTACTCCAAGAGGATGGGCTATTTGTAATGGTCAGATAATAGCGATTAGTAACAACCAGGCGCTGTACTCTATCCTAGGAACCACATATGGTGGAGATGGTAGAACTACTTTTGCATTGCCAGATCTGCAAGGTAGAGTTGCTGTAGGCCAAGGAACCGGGCCAGGGTTATCTCAATATAGAGAAGGACAACAAGGAGGGACGGAAACAAACAGATTAAGCACTGCTCAGTTACCAGCTCATAGCCATGACGCAGCTGGTGTAATTAAGGCATCTAATTCTAATGCTACTACAAAGGAACCAGCTGGAAATTATTTTGCTTCTAGTATATACACTATCAATAGAGGAAACCTTGAAGATGTACTTTCTTATGGTGCTACTTCAGATGTAGAGATGAATGCCAACGCAATTGATGTTACAGTAGGCAATACTGGTGGTAGTCAATCAGTTGAAAATCGTCAACCTTATTTAGCAATGAATTATATTATTTGTCTTAGTGGAACTTACCCTGCAAGAAACTAA
- a CDS encoding T9SS type A sorting domain-containing protein, whose protein sequence is MIAQSTVIGDVTYNLAIPDTNWHLVASPVVGETYDDAWITANAIASGSVTGTNRGISTYDNGTPDATTQHWRYFQASAAAANFNAGIGYSNKRTSTGNYSFTGTFPTTAVSPAISQNDKNDNLLGNPYPSYLDIAAFITANTANMTPTHQAVYVWNGATYTNLTTGYIHPGQAFFINSNVASGTASITEAMQSHNTGSFYRTNNPTINLTLSNGASSKEATINYLDGKTIGLDPRFDIGVFKGVASDLSVFTQLIEGHQEVAFETQALPNTDLEIMIVPVGVNANANEELTFSLNALNFTSDLKIFLEDSVTNTFIRLDEANSTYKITTTEALNGIGRFYIHTSKSSLDVKDISLENVSVFKTDASTLRIAGLQNNTKTNVTLFNLLGKQVLNTSFQSNGVKDISLPKLATGVYVVKIKTGKGKLSKKIVLE, encoded by the coding sequence ATGATTGCTCAATCTACAGTGATTGGTGATGTTACCTATAATTTAGCAATACCTGATACCAACTGGCATTTAGTAGCTTCGCCAGTTGTTGGAGAAACTTATGATGATGCTTGGATTACTGCCAACGCTATTGCTTCAGGTTCAGTAACAGGAACAAATAGAGGTATTTCTACTTATGATAATGGAACACCAGATGCAACAACGCAACATTGGAGATATTTCCAAGCTAGTGCTGCCGCTGCTAACTTTAATGCTGGTATTGGATATTCTAATAAAAGAACAAGTACTGGTAACTATAGTTTTACAGGAACCTTCCCAACGACGGCTGTTTCTCCTGCTATTTCTCAAAATGATAAAAATGATAACCTTTTAGGAAACCCTTATCCATCTTATTTAGATATTGCTGCTTTTATTACTGCTAATACTGCCAATATGACTCCAACTCATCAAGCAGTCTATGTTTGGAATGGTGCTACATACACCAACTTAACAACAGGGTATATTCATCCAGGGCAAGCATTTTTCATTAATTCTAATGTAGCTTCTGGCACTGCTTCTATTACAGAAGCTATGCAGAGTCATAATACAGGTTCTTTCTATAGAACTAATAACCCAACAATTAATTTGACACTTTCTAATGGAGCTTCTTCTAAAGAAGCTACAATTAATTATTTAGATGGAAAAACTATTGGATTAGATCCAAGATTTGATATAGGAGTGTTTAAAGGTGTTGCTTCTGACTTAAGTGTCTTTACACAATTAATTGAAGGACATCAAGAAGTTGCTTTTGAAACACAAGCATTACCAAATACAGATTTAGAAATAATGATTGTTCCTGTGGGAGTGAACGCAAATGCTAATGAAGAACTTACATTCTCTTTAAATGCTTTAAACTTTACTTCTGATCTAAAAATATTTTTAGAAGATAGCGTAACAAATACCTTTATACGTTTAGATGAAGCAAATAGTACTTATAAAATTACTACAACTGAAGCTTTAAACGGAATTGGAAGATTTTATATACATACCTCTAAAAGTTCTTTAGATGTAAAAGATATTTCTTTAGAAAATGTTAGTGTCTTTAAAACCGATGCGAGTACTTTAAGAATTGCCGGCTTGCAAAATAATACTAAAACCAATGTTACTTTATTTAACCTTTTAGGAAAACAGGTATTAAACACCTCTTTTCAATCTAATGGAGTAAAAGATATTTCTTTACCAAAATTAGCCACAGGTGTTTATGTTGTCAAAATTAAGACTGGTAAAGGGAAATTAAGTAAGAAAATAGTATTAGAATAA
- a CDS encoding lipoprotein signal peptidase, with protein MSKKNLAILTILVAIILDQVIKIYVKTHFVLGEEVKVFDWFIIHFTENNGMAMGFEFGGKGGKLFLTVFRLVAVSGIIYWLAQNIKRKVHNAVIIAISLIFSGAVGNIIDSVFYGVIFDSSDHKVAKLFAEKPYGELLHGKVVDMFYFPFWNGNLPDWFPFVGGEPFTFFQYIFNPADAFISVGVALLFIFSKQAFPKEEKPTEK; from the coding sequence ATGTCAAAAAAGAATCTTGCAATTCTTACCATATTAGTAGCAATTATTTTAGATCAGGTAATAAAAATCTATGTAAAAACACATTTTGTTCTAGGAGAAGAAGTAAAAGTTTTTGACTGGTTTATTATCCATTTTACAGAAAACAACGGAATGGCAATGGGCTTTGAGTTTGGCGGTAAAGGAGGAAAACTTTTTTTAACTGTCTTTAGATTAGTTGCTGTTTCTGGTATTATTTATTGGCTAGCTCAGAATATAAAAAGAAAAGTACACAATGCTGTAATTATTGCAATTTCTCTTATTTTTTCTGGCGCAGTTGGTAATATTATAGATTCTGTTTTTTATGGTGTTATTTTTGATTCTTCAGATCACAAAGTAGCAAAGCTTTTTGCAGAAAAACCTTACGGAGAATTATTACACGGAAAAGTAGTTGATATGTTTTATTTTCCTTTTTGGAATGGAAATTTACCAGATTGGTTTCCTTTTGTAGGTGGAGAACCTTTTACTTTTTTTCAATATATTTTTAATCCTGCAGATGCTTTTATTAGTGTTGGTGTTGCGTTGCTTTTTATTTTTAGCAAACAAGCTTTTCCTAAAGAAGAAAAACCAACCGAAAAATAA